The sequence AATAGTTTTAAAGAAGCGTTTGATTGGATGATGAGGGAAGTAAAAAAAGGTCAGCATATACAGCGTTATAAAGGGTTGGGAGAGATGAACCCCGAACAACTTTGGGAAACGACGTTAGATTCGAACAGTCGCAGATTACTCAGAGTAAGAATAGAAGATGCTATTGCTGCGGATGAGATTTTTACAACCTTGATGGGTGATGTTGTTGAGCCTCGTAGAGATTTTATTGTTAAAAATGCATTGGACGTGACTAATTTAGATGTTTAGGAAATGAATTATCATGTCAGATTCATAATGTATTGGGTGTGTTTTGAAATGGACCCAAAATTGCTGACCACATCTGATTTAGACGGCGCTGGTTAAATAAGCTTAACTTTCTTATAAGGGATTACATGAAGTTCACTGAAGACACGCGCGTCAAGATTCCAGTCATCCTGCATTTGGTTCGCCTCAGTTACCAATACTTATCGCTGAAGGAACAGCGATGGGATTTGGAATCCAACCTCTTTCCCGATTTGTTTAAATCCGCAATCAGCAAGATCAATCCCGGCGTGGCCGATGCCGATGTTGATCGTATGTGGGTAGATGTGAAACTCGCTTTAGACAACGATGATCTTGGTCAAGCTTTCTACAACAAGCTTACGGACCGTTCCGGTACCAGGCTGATCGACTTCGAGAACATCAACAATAAT comes from Methylicorpusculum oleiharenae and encodes:
- a CDS encoding type I restriction endonuclease, translated to MKFTEDTRVKIPVILHLVRLSYQYLSLKEQRWDLESNLFPDLFKSAISKINPGVADADVDRMWVDVKLALDNDDLGQAFYNKLTDRSGTRLIDFENINNNDSHVVTELTYQNGDEEFRPDITLLINGMPLVFIEVKKPNNREGYSDGTRPYQ